In Ailuropoda melanoleuca isolate Jingjing chromosome X, ASM200744v2, whole genome shotgun sequence, a single genomic region encodes these proteins:
- the CLIC2 gene encoding chloride intracellular channel protein 2, whose amino-acid sequence MADPEIELFVKAGSDGESIGNCPFCQRLFMILWLKGVKFNVTTVDMTRKPEELKDLAPGANPPFLVYNKELKTDFIKIEEFLEQTLAPPRYPHLSPKNKESFDVGCNLFAKFSAYIKNTQKEANKNFEKSLLREFKRLDDYLNTPLLDEIDPDSAEELTVSRRLFLDGDQLTLADCSLLPKLNIIKVAAKKYRDFDIPAEFSGVWRYLHNAYAREEFTHTCPEDKEIENTYASVAKQKS is encoded by the exons ATGGCAGATCCTGAAATTGAGCTTTTCGTGAAG GCCGGAAGTGATGGGGAGAGTATTGGAAACTGTCCCTTTTGCCAACGCCTTTTTATGATCCTCTGGCTTAAAGGAGTTAAATTCAATGTGACTACTGTTGACATGACCAG AAAGCCTGAAGAGCTGAAAGACTTAGCCCCAGGTGCCAATCCTCCCTTCCTGGTGTATAACAAGGAGTTGAAAacagacttcattaaaattgagGAGTTTCTAGAGCAAACATTGGCTCCTCCAAG GTATCCTCACCTGAGTCCCAAGAACAAGGAGTCTTTTGATGTGGGCTGTAACCTCTTTGCCAAGTTTTCTGCATACATTAAAAATAcgcaaaaagaagcaaataaga ATTTTGAAAAATCTCTGCTCAGAGAATTTAAACGTCTGGATGACTACTTAAACACACCGCTTCTGGATGAAATTGATCCAGACAGTGCGGAAGAACTCACAGTTTCCAGAAGATTGTTCTTGGATGGGGATCAGCTGACACTGGCTGACTGCAGCTTGTTACCCAAACTGAACATTATTAAA GTTGCAGCCAAGAAGTACCGTGACTTTGACATTCCAGCAGAATTCTCAGGAGTCTGGCGCTATCTTCACAATGCTTATGCCCGTGAAGAATTTACCCACACATGTCctgaagacaaagaaattgaaaatacctATGCAAGTGTGGCTAAACAGAAGAGTTAG
- the LOC100477187 gene encoding histone H2A-Bbd type 2/3, translating to MPGDRSRRGSSSGQRRTRSRTARAELSFSVSHVERLLREGHYAQRLGSSAPVFLAAVIQYLTAKVLELAGNEAQNSGGRRITPQLVDMAVHNHALLSGFFGTTTISQVAPAWN from the coding sequence ATGCCGGGGGACAGAAGCCGTCGAGGGTCGTCCAGTGGCCAGAGGCGGACCCGCTCCCGCACTGCCCGAGCCGAGCTGTCGTTCTCTGTGAGCCACGTGGAGCGCCTCCTGCGGGAGGGCCACTACGCCCAGCGCCTGGGCTCGTCCGCGCCGGTCTTCCTAGCAGCAGTCATCCAGTACCTGACGGCCAAAGTCCTGGAGCTGGCGGGCAACGAGGCCCAGAACAGCGGCGGGAGGCGCATCACCCCGCAGCTCGTGGACATGGCAGTCCACAACCACGCGCTGCTCAGCGGCTTCTTCGGGACCACGACCATCTCCCAGGTGGCCCCGGCCTGGAACTAG
- the LOC117797393 gene encoding 40-kDa huntingtin-associated protein-like has translation MAASAAGLGGGPGPGPEAGDFLARYRQVSNKLKKRFLRKPNVAEAGEQFGQLGRELRAQECLPYAAWCQLAVARCQQALFHGPGEALALTEAARLFLRQERDARQRLAKLACFLIAGPRPPAPPPSLLNLPVEAPAPLDSVYQRVCPPLRPAPGLPLSVRPHHDATVTVLSSGPRNTIPPGPVPGSHLLRANAGVFCAPASPPAQPAPPTQGHPLQRPREKLLFSVLPDSDRSPHRRRTPPPPPPLRRSNERGAPQPRPTQSD, from the exons ATGGCGGCGTCCGCTGCTGGCCTGGGTGGCGGTCCGGGCCCCGGGCCTGAGGCTGGGGATTTCCTGGCCCGCTACCGCCAGGTGTCGAACAAGCTGAAGAAGCGGTTCCTGCGGAAGCCGAACGTGGCAGAGGCGGGCGAGCAGTTTGGACAGTTGGGCCGCGAGCTGCGCGCCCAGGAGTGCCTGCCCTACGCGGCCTGGTGCCAGCTGGCGGTCGCGCGCTGCCAGCAGGCGCTCTTCCACGGGCCTGGGGAGGCGCTGGCGCTGACCGAGGCCGCCCGACTCTTCCTGCGGCAGGAGCGTGACGCACGCCAACGACTC GCCAAGCTTGCATGCTTCCTGATTGCCGGCCCccggccccccgccccgccgccgtCGCTCCTCAACCTTCCGGTCGAAGCCCCCGCCCCACTAGACTCGGTGTACCAACGGGTCTGTCCACCCCTCCGTCCCGCACCCGGGTTGCCGTTGTCCGTTCGCCCCCATCACGACGCCACAGTCACGGTCTTGAGCTCCGGCCCAAGGAACACCATCCCTCCCGGGCCCGTCCCGGGCTCTCACTTGCTCAGAGCCAACGCGGGGGTCTTCTGtgccccagcctcacccccagcccagccagcccctcccacccagggCCACCCGCTGCAGCGTCCCCGAGAGAAACTGCTCTTCTCGGTCCTCCCGGACTCCGACCGCTCCCCGCACCGCAGGCGGACGCCgccaccacccccgcccctccgccGCTCCAACGAGAGGGGCGCCCCACAACCACGTCCCACGCAAAGCGACTga